A stretch of the Corylus avellana chromosome ca6, CavTom2PMs-1.0 genome encodes the following:
- the LOC132184852 gene encoding uncharacterized protein LOC132184852 has translation MCSETSPPRISFSHDLGHPQILPIQNKVNRTDHSLLLDPDSDFEFCFSSGSFEHESCSADELFCNGMLLPKEIHSCEPLPIALLPPPPSEKSKKDLRMKEEVMAIKSDLEQKHPSKSFWGFRRSTSLNISDSKRSLLCSLPLLSRSNSTGLTMAKDVQNKQNSQKRASVFMSRSSSSSSSSASSAPAMQQKPPLKKNYGGSLHGARISPVLNIVPPSYISKRTENLFGLGSFLRDRKDKKSKN, from the coding sequence ATGTGCTCAGAAACAAGTCCTCCTAGAATATCTTTCTCCCATGATCTTGGCCACCCACAAATTTTGCCAATCCAAAACAAGGTGAATCGAACAGATCACTCCTTGCTTTTGGACCCAGATTCTGATTTTGAGTTCTGCTTTAGCAGCGGCAGCTTCGAGCATGAATCTTGTTCAGCAGACGAGCTTTTCTGCAATGGCATGCTTCTTCCAAAGGAAATCCATAGCTGTGAACCTCTGCCTATTGCTctgcttcctcctcctccttctgaGAAATCAAAGAAAGATTTACGCATGAAAGAAGAAGTCATGGCTATAAAATCAGATTTGGAGCAGAAACATCCATCCAAGTCTTTCTGGGGTTTCAGGAGAAGTACTAGTCTCAACATTTCTGACAGTAAGAGAAGCTTGTTATGCTCATTGCCTCTTTTGTCTCGAAGCAATTCAACTGGTTTAACAATGGCGAAGGATGTTCAAAACAAGCAAAATTCACAGAAAAGAGCATCTGTTTTTATGTCaagatcatcatcatcttcatcttcttctgctTCATCTGCTCCTGCAATGCAGCAAAAACCTCCATTGAAGAAGAATTATGGAGGGTCTCTCCATGGTGCTCGGATTAGCCCTGTGTTGAATATTGTACCACCTTCTTACATTTCCAAAAGAACTGAAAATCTCTTTGGTTTGGGGTCTTTCTTACGTGACAGGAAAGATAAAAAGAGCAAGAATTAA